In one window of Anser cygnoides isolate HZ-2024a breed goose chromosome 3, Taihu_goose_T2T_genome, whole genome shotgun sequence DNA:
- the CASP8AP2 gene encoding CASP8-associated protein 2 isoform X1, whose protein sequence is MAAGQDGPGSRCDAEASPFKEGDESSVDIYDGLDNGLTVPDNSAPNYTPVGNSLNLFDEILIEEGTAKEASYNELQAEYGKCQQQIKELMKKFKEIQAQNIILQNENQALKKNISALIKTARVEINRKDEEISNLHQRLSEFPNHRSSFTRAYLPGSTNGRCSEMCKTKESKFRPSDLGDSVKVEHRVKNDCSKDIHHSYSSHNGDNGKSSSEKRNTPYVLRYPPEELCNDGARLCLPNHDHSCNKDNRKEKKEMKSDEQYSRGNVTKYKREVHQSTGNSGNCNSVDSEEGNSDPHQKLKTLSEKVSKNELQQKSQSIKLKSSPALERRVERGVSSWEKQATGKDRCLSRELYADERSPNVIKKDIKTHDKDEKTSGQKIKPNEKLQEQPRRSGRGSSPHSKNEHSKTLHESRKCRVEESRKGRDIDCKRDRGANDHSFREGRSSPSNSSSREHKHARFKENSSRYEWETAHSKSEKHRTEEKRKRERDNQDENRHSRNERKVTKEISHQYAKEFKKGTDIAKSERNKSSKSEETSRVADGLKDHKFSKTKDHTVTKSKDLKLSFMEKLNLTLSPAKKQCLSPPDGLKTPSQKAADEGTAELTLQAEMVETVHPVNCAPAEQANLTLQVQNSTAEIGVEPALPASVSSENEALKGAAADPAQPEALPAVTTSEASSETLPEPVASQVESPALPAAAEVLVPDEMLAETLSAAAEPCGPVESEASAVAVMDLDHPEASSLEVAGSVAQCENLPVTAGVRQDDNVPAAEVARSEPHSESMGTLPESATEKEEEDKTWLAAATENSADHHGSQNLGLGDLEAKSSGDLESCEAAGDINETKPDSLMEVAKDGDQLAAENLEPPVEEKTVCGTSMSTSQSPDRTAVTDPDAPLLDQNPCGLEPDFTEISTTTTSLMGEVYPRTKERETNPVPVDDDSSILSIDLNHLRYIPKAISPLNSPMRPLAKALRMESPCKGLGKSYNKDLIPEGAVVVCPSKNLSKEVNKENQKPVSMSDEHLEMESQLSISSDEIEEGEIISSDEDEEKTKPERSSENPKIPRPKTPETRNLTSSPQNQKNKTVCCSEDNGKFVAVKVSTKKNGERHKNQAFRSSKDMKKNKTVSITCLEKIVQVIVEPSSVQEIMQMLRAIRKQMRKNYMKFKVHFPVQHFHRIIESAIINFTSLIKYLNFSKMSTLGETLKLNICDIIESKLKQVKKNAIVDRLFEQQVSDMKKQLWKFVDEQLDYLFDKIKRIIVKQCDMVKVGNESEEGKHERTGKQNHKISHKNDVQRSRKKSLKARSQKPEEYILSKHIADYQRAKGHHEKNKTDAPKTAFTKCLNSIDNTRNSLTKVQPSKENNLQGTVTPLKGAKHEKDGFQLSRDANKSDLSYELLTEQQASSLTFNLVSDAQMGEIFKSLLQGSDLLEKNVGSNADRHEWEFRTPEKQFSDSHKCRSNAAELVQEAAPKEVPVESRSVEDVSWPVVSPMRAPSLTTRLQMSVDPDVLDESCMFEVPTGATSCKEDECSLQKNKSLVSSILLEDLAVSLTIPSPLKSDAHLSFLKPESSSGSTPEGVLSAHYSEDALLEEEDATEQDIHLALESDNSSSRSSCSSSWTSRPIVPGFQCRPSLPMQAVIMEKSNDHFIVKIRRAVPSVAAASDQVASVKEARASSAKNDKEVRSGEKERGRQSAVAATVLETVKPDLIKADQVPYAGTGQEQNPALPQPLKESRSSTGKEGTPVLLGPCRKPSNTDNCSVESSNEGSEQSQTHKLKVSESLNETGVKSQALFPVGCGAGSCIDLTDDAVKETSCFVVESAADNRSQQAPMGNSEICDRKEELEECSDGFIDLTEELSNETVAGECNLEEKPTLNTDVGSQISIDDKNNKKRKKEAVKENSNSKRQRKETEVGEESEGSDTKSEEINLGHKQCYTKNNELQQNKDSSPLASCASSPSLYAKNIIKKKGEVVVSWTRNDDREILLECQRKGPSSKTFVSLATRLNKSPNQVSERFKQLMKLFKKSKCK, encoded by the exons ATGGCGGCGGGGCAGGACGGGCCGGGGAGCCGCTGCGACG ctgaaGCTTCCCCCTTCAAGGAAGGTGATGAGAGCTCAGTGGATATTTACGATGGCTTGGACAATGGCTTGACGGTTCCTG acAACTCTGCTCCAAATTATACACCAGTTGGAAACAGTTTAAACTTGTTTGATGAGATCTTAATTGAAGAAGGAACTGCAAAGGAAGCATCTTACAATGAG TTGCAGGCAGAGTATGGAAAATGTCAACAGCAAATTAAAGAGTTGATGAAGAAATTCAAGGAAATACAGGCACAG aacatcaTTCTACAGAATGAAAACCAAGCtcttaaaaagaatatttcagcACTTATTAAAACAGCAAGAGTGGAAATTAACCGTAAGGATGAAGAAATCAGTAATCTCCATCAAAG GCTATCGGAATTTCCCAATCATCGAAGTAGCTTCACCAGAGCGTATCTTCCTGGGTCAACTAATGGACGGTGTTCAGAGATGTGTAAAACTAAAGAATCCAAATTCAGACCTTCTGACTTAGGTGACAGTGTAAAGGTGGAACACAGAGTGAAAAATGACTGTTCAAAGGATATACACCACAGTTACTCATCTCATAATGGGGACAATGGGAAGTCTAGCTCCGAAAAAAGAAACACTCCATACGTACTGAGATACCCTCCTGAAGAGCTCTGCAATGATGGTGCTCGATTATGTCTACCGAACCATGACCACAGTTGCAACAAGGataacagaaaggagaaaaaagaaatgaaaagtgatGAACAATACAGTAGGGGAAATGTCACCAAATACAAAAGAGAAGTACATCAGAGCACTGGTAACAGTGGTAATTGTAACAGTGTTGATAGTGAAGAGGGGAATTCAGATCCTCATCAAAAGCTGAAGACCCTTTCCGAGAAGGTTAGTAAAAATGAGTTGCAACAAAAAAGTCAGAGCATAAAACTCAAAAGCAGCCCGGCTTTAGAAAGAAGAGTAGAAAGGGGCGTTTCTTCTTGGGAGAAACAAGCTACTGGTAAAGATAGATGTCTATCAAGAGAATTGTACGCAGATGAGAGATCAccaaatgtgattaaaaaagacattaaaacacATGATAAAGACGAAAAAACCTCTGGccaaaaaattaaaccaaatgaaaagctacaggagcagccaAGAAGGTCTGGTAGAGGGAGCAGTCCACACTCCAAGAATGAACATTCAAAGACTCTTCATGAATCACGTAAATGTCGCGTGGAGGAGTctagaaaaggaagagacatTGACTGCAAGAGAGACAGGGGAGCAAATGATCACAGCTTTCGAGAAGGGAGGTCCTCGCCTTCTAattccagcagcagagagcataAACACGCACGCTTCAAGGAAAACAGTAGTAGATACGAATGGGAAACAGCACATTCCAAATCAGAGAAGCACAGAACcgaagaaaaaaggaaaagagagagggacAATCAGGATGAAAATAGACATTctagaaatgagagaaaagttACAAAAGAGATTTCTCACCAGTATGCAAAGGAATTCAAGAAGGGTACAGACATTGCAAAAAGTGAACGAAACAAGTCCTCTAAGTCAGAAGAAACATCAAGAGTAGCAGATGGTTTAAAAGACCATAAATTTTCCAAAACTAAAGATCACACTGTGACGAAAAGCAAGGACTTAAAACTTAGCTTTATGGAAAAGCTGAATTTAACTCTCTCTCCTGCAAAAAAACAATGCCTTTCTCCACCTGATGGACTTAAAACACCTTCCCAAAAGGCTGCAGATGAGGGAACTGCAGAGCTCACTCTGCAGGCAGAAATGGTAGAGACTGTCCACCCTGTTAACTgtgctcctgcagagcaggcTAATTTAACACTACAAGTTCAGAACAGCACAGCTGAAATCGGCGTGGAACCAGCACTGCCTGCTTCTGTCAGTTCTGAAAATGAAGCCTtgaaaggagcagcagcagacccAGCACAGCCTGAAGCACTGCCAGCAGTGACAACTAGTGAAGCGAGCTCAGAAACCTTACCAGAACCGGTAGCGAGCCAGGTAGAGTCCCCGGccttgccagcagcagcagaggtgttGGTTCCGGATGAGATGCTGGCTGAAACcttgtcagcagcagcagagccttgTGGTCCGGTTGAATCAGAAGCCTCAGCAGTGGCCGTGATGGATCTGGATCACCCCGAAGCTTCCTCCCTGGAGGTGGCAGGGAGCGTGGCACAATGTGAAAACTTGCCTGTGACAGCGGGGGTGAGGCAGGACGATAACGTGCCAGCAGCAGAAGTGGCACGGTCCGAACCGCACAGTGAAAGTATGGGAACCCTTCCTGAGTcagcaacagagaaagaagaggaagataaaACATGGCTAGCTGCTGCCACAGAAAACTCAGCAGACCACCATGGCTCTCAAAACCTTGGCTTAGGGGACTTGGAAGCCAAAAGTTCTGGTGACTTGGAGTCCTGTGAGGCTGCGGGTGACatcaatgaaacaaaaccagactCTTTAATGGAAGTAGCGAAGGATGGTGATCAGTTGGCTGCAGAAAATCTGGAGCCTCCTGTTGAGGAAAAGACTGTTTGTGGAACGAGCATGAGTACATCTCAGTCACCTGACAGAACTGCAGTAACTGATCCAGATGCACCATTGCTCGACCAGAATCCCTGTGGTCTGGAGCCAGacttcactgaaatcagtacAACAACAACTTCTCTTATGGGCGAGGTGTACCCTAGAActaaagagagagaaaccaaCCCGGTACCTGTTGATGATGACAGTTCAATACTGAGCATCGATCTCAATCACTTGAGGTACATCCCGAAAGCGATCAGCCCGCTGAACAGCCCGATGCGCCCTCTGGCAAAAGCACTTAGGATGGAAAGTCCCTGCAAAGGTCTTGGGAAGAGTTATAACAAAG attTAATTCCTGAAGGTGCAGTCGTCGTCTGCCCCTCAAAGAACTTGTCAAAGGaggtaaataaagaaaatcaaaagccAGTTAGCATGTCTGATGAACACCTAGAGATGGAGTCCCAGCTGAGTATCTCTTCAGATGAAATAGAAGAAGGAGAAATCATAAGTAgtgatgaagatgaagaaaaaactaAACCAGAAAGAAGCTCTGAAAATCCAAAAATTCCAAGACCAAAAACTCCTGAAACACGGAATTTGACCAGCAGTCCGCAGaatcaaaagaacaaaaccgTGTGCTGCAGCGAAGATAATGGAAAATTTGTTGCTGTGAAAGTAAGTACAAAGAAGAATGGAGAGAGGCATAAAAACCAGGCTTTCAGATCCTCAAaggatatgaagaaaaataaaacggTGAGCATCACTTGTCTTGAAAAAATAGTTCAAGTTATAGTTGAACCTTCAAGTGTACAAGAAATCATGCAGATGCTAAGAGCTATACGAaaacagatgaggaaaaattaTATGAAGTTCAAGGTGCACTTCCCAGTTCAGCATTTTCACAGGATTATTGAATCTGCTATCATAAATTTTACGTCACTAATAAAATACCTGAACTTTTCCAAAATGTCTACGTTAGGTGAGACGTTAAAATTGAATATATGTGATATTATAGAGTCAAAACTTAAGCAAGTTAAAAAGAATGCAATAGTGGACCGTCTTTTTGAACAACAAGTATCAGATATGAAAAAACAGTTATGGAAATTTGTAGACGAACAGCTTGACTACTTATTTGACAAGATAAAGAGAATCATTGTAAAACAATGTGACATGGTAAAGGTGGGAAATGAGAGTGAGGAAGGGAAGCatgaaagaacaggaaaacaaaaccacaaaattaGCCATAAAAATGATGTACAAAGATCTAGAAAAAAGTCTCTGAAAGCCAGATCTCAAAAACCTGAAGAATATATCCTTTCGAAGCACATTGCGGATTATCAGCGAGCTAAGGGTCACCATGagaagaataaaacagatgCACCAAAAACCGCCTTTACAAAATGTCTCAACTCCATTGATAACACAAGGAATTCCCTAACCAAAGTGCAGCCCTCTAAAGAGAATAATCTGCAAGGCACTGTCACTCCCTTGAAGGgtgcaaaacatgaaaaagacgGATTCCAGCTATCCAGAGATGCTAACAAGTCTGATCTTAGTTACGAGCTGCTCACGGAACAGCAAGCATCCAGTCTTACGTTTAATCTTGTAAGCGATGCTCAGATGGGCgaaattttcaaaagcttgcTGCAAGGTTCTgatctcttggaaaaaaatgtcgGTAGCAACGCTGACAGACACGAGTGGGAATTCAGGACaccagaaaaacagttttcagataGTCATAAGTGCAGAAGTAATGCTGCTGAGCTAGTGCAAGAGGCTGCTCCGAAGGAGGTTCCTGTGGAATCTCGATCGGTGGAAGATGTCAGCTGGCCTGTTGTTTCACCCATGAGAGCTCCCTCTTTAACAACGAGGCTTCAGATGTCTGTCGATCCGGATGTACTGGACGAAAGCTGCATGTTTGAGGTTCCTACAGGCGCGACTTCGTGCAAAGAAGATGAATGCAGTTTACAAAAGAACAAATCGCTCGTTTCTTCTATCCTCCTCGAAGATCTGGCTGTTTCCTTGACGATTCCATCACCTTTGAAATCAGATGCCCACCTTAGCTTCCTAAAGCCCGAGAGTAGTTCTGGCTCAACTCCCGAGGGTGTCCTCAGCGCACATTACAGCGAAGATGCGCTTCTTGAAGAGGAGGATGCCACGGAACAAGACATTCACTTGGCTTTAGAATCCGATAACTCGAGCAGTAGGTCAAGTTGTTCTTCATCGTGGACCAGCCGTCCGATTGTTCCTGGCTTTCAGTGTCGCCCCAGCCTACCGATGCAAGCAGTAATCATGGAGAAATCCAACGATCATTTTATCGTGAAGATAAGGCGTGCGGTGCCGTCTGTCGCAGCAGCATCTGATCAGGTGGCTTCAGTGAAGGAGGCACGGGCATCCTCAGCCAAGAATGACAAGGAAGTGAGAAGTGGTGAAAAAGAAAGGGGCAGGCAGAGTGCCGTAGCTGCCACCGTGCTGGAAACTGTCAAACCCGATCTGATTAAGGCGGATCAGGTGCCTTATGCTGGCACTGGGCAAGAGCAAAATCCTGCCTTGCCTCAGCCTCTAAAGGAGTCTCGCAGTAGCACAGGAAAGGAAGGAACTCCTGTCTTGCTTGGGCCCTGTAGAAAACCTTCAAACACAGATAACTGCAGTGTTGAAAGCTCAAATGAAGGCTCTGAGCAATCTCAGACACACAAATTGAAAGTATCTGAAAGCTTAAATGAAACAGGTGTTAAATCCCAAGCTTTGTTTCCCGTTGGATGCGGTGCAGGGTCCTGCATAGACTTAACAGATGATGCCGTTAAAGAAACTTCATGTTTCGTAGTGGAATCTGCTGCAGATAACAGGAGTCAGCAAGCTCCTATGGGAAACTCGGAGATCTGTGATAGAAAAGAAGAACTGGAAGAGTGCTCTGATGGATTCATAGACTTAACAGAAGAGCTTTCCAATGAGACTGTAGCAGGCGAATGTAATCTTGAAGAAAAACCCACTTTAAATACTGATGTGGGTTCCCAAATAAGCATagatgacaaaaataataaaaaacgtAAAAAGGAGGCTGTCAAAGAGAATTCCAACTCGAAAAGGCAAcgaaaagaaacagaagtgggTGAAGAGAGCGAGGGAAGTGACACGAAATCTGAAGAGATAAATTTGGGACACAAACAATGTTACACTAAGAATAATGAGttgcagcaaaacaaagactCTTCTCCTTTGGCTTCGTGTGCGTCATCGCCTAGTCTGTATGCcaaaaacatcattaaaaaaaagggagaagtaGTAGTTTCCTGGACAAG AAATGACGACCGAGAAATTTTACTGGAATGTCAGAGAAAAGGACCATCAAGTAAAACCTTTGTTTCCTTAGCCACTAGGCTGAACAAAAGCCCCAATCAG